A stretch of the Malus sylvestris chromosome 10, drMalSylv7.2, whole genome shotgun sequence genome encodes the following:
- the LOC126585713 gene encoding copper-transporting ATPase PAA1, chloroplastic-like isoform X1, translated as MESTLSAATPTTAALLAVSKSLNRRLERRTFLSQRLPSRLLARRHLTSVHTSYYGFQAPKPDPFSSSSLRSVCVAGPLLRRRLECVGRSASSFASGGGNGGFGGESGGSGGDGEGGSGGGDAKSKVAAAGGDEVSALSTDVIVLDVGGMTCGGCAASVKRILENQPQVSSATVNLTTETAIVWPVSEAKATPNWQKQLGETLANQLTSCGFKSNLRGKHFTIVSHSACYFYLSFLLKYEFHGSQLMESCMFG; from the exons ATGGAGTCCACATTGTCCGCAGCGACGCCGACAACGGCAGCTCTCCTCGCCGTCTCCAAATCCCTCAACCGCCGACTGGAAAGGAGGACCTTTCTCAGTCAACGCCTCCCGAGTCGTCTTCTTGCTCGCAGGCACCTCACTTCGGTTCACACCAGCTACTACGGCTTTCAGGCTCCTAAACCTGATCCTTTCTCTTCCTCGTCTCTGAGAAGTGTCTGCGTCGCTGGCCCGCTCTTACGGCGCCGTTTAGAGTGCGTCGGTAGATCCGCTTCTTCTTTTGCCTCCGGCGGTGGAAATGGTGGCTTTGGCGGAGAGAGTGGCGGCAGCGGCGGTGACGGCGAGGGAGGTTCCGGTGGCGGCGATGCCAAGTCCAAGGTTGCTGCTGCTGGAGGCGATGAGGTTTCGGCGCTCTCCACTGATGTCATTGTTCTCGATGTTGGA GGAATGACATGTGGAGGATGTGCAGCCAGTGTGAAGCGAATTCTAGAAAATCAA CCACAGGTATCGTCTGCGACTGTAAACCTCACAACTGAGACGGCAATTGTGTGGCCTGTGTCCGAAGCGAAGGCTACACCAAACTGGCAAAAGCAGTTAGGAGAGACACTTGCAAACCAATTGACCAGTTGCGGTTTCAAGTCTAACCTTCGCGGTAAGCATTTCACAATTGTTTCGCATTCAGCCTGTTACTTTTATTTATCGTTC TTATTAAAGTATGAATTCCATGGTTCTCAGTTAATGGAAAGTTGTATGTTTGGTTAA
- the LOC126585713 gene encoding copper-transporting ATPase PAA1, chloroplastic-like isoform X3: MESTLSAATPTTAALLAVSKSLNRRLERRTFLSQRLPSRLLARRHLTSVHTSYYGFQAPKPDPFSSSSLRSVCVAGPLLRRRLECVGRSASSFASGGGNGGFGGESGGSGGDGEGGSGGGDAKSKVAAAGGDEVSALSTDVIVLDVGGMTCGGCAASVKRILENQPQVSSATVNLTTETAIVWPVSEAKATPNWQKQLGETLANQLTSCGFKSNLRGQGATEGDISP; encoded by the exons ATGGAGTCCACATTGTCCGCAGCGACGCCGACAACGGCAGCTCTCCTCGCCGTCTCCAAATCCCTCAACCGCCGACTGGAAAGGAGGACCTTTCTCAGTCAACGCCTCCCGAGTCGTCTTCTTGCTCGCAGGCACCTCACTTCGGTTCACACCAGCTACTACGGCTTTCAGGCTCCTAAACCTGATCCTTTCTCTTCCTCGTCTCTGAGAAGTGTCTGCGTCGCTGGCCCGCTCTTACGGCGCCGTTTAGAGTGCGTCGGTAGATCCGCTTCTTCTTTTGCCTCCGGCGGTGGAAATGGTGGCTTTGGCGGAGAGAGTGGCGGCAGCGGCGGTGACGGCGAGGGAGGTTCCGGTGGCGGCGATGCCAAGTCCAAGGTTGCTGCTGCTGGAGGCGATGAGGTTTCGGCGCTCTCCACTGATGTCATTGTTCTCGATGTTGGA GGAATGACATGTGGAGGATGTGCAGCCAGTGTGAAGCGAATTCTAGAAAATCAA CCACAGGTATCGTCTGCGACTGTAAACCTCACAACTGAGACGGCAATTGTGTGGCCTGTGTCCGAAGCGAAGGCTACACCAAACTGGCAAAAGCAGTTAGGAGAGACACTTGCAAACCAATTGACCAGTTGCGGTTTCAAGTCTAACCTTCGCG
- the LOC126585713 gene encoding copper-transporting ATPase PAA1, chloroplastic-like isoform X2, with translation MESTLSAATPTTAALLAVSKSLNRRLERRTFLSQRLPSRLLARRHLTSVHTSYYGFQAPKPDPFSSSSLRSVCVAGPLLRRRLECVGRSASSFASGGGNGGFGGESGGSGGDGEGGSGGGDAKSKVAAAGGDEVSALSTDVIVLDVGGMTCGGCAASVKRILENQPQVSSATVNLTTETAIVWPVSEAKATPNWQKQLGETLANQLTSCGFKSNLRVAGQGATEGDISP, from the exons ATGGAGTCCACATTGTCCGCAGCGACGCCGACAACGGCAGCTCTCCTCGCCGTCTCCAAATCCCTCAACCGCCGACTGGAAAGGAGGACCTTTCTCAGTCAACGCCTCCCGAGTCGTCTTCTTGCTCGCAGGCACCTCACTTCGGTTCACACCAGCTACTACGGCTTTCAGGCTCCTAAACCTGATCCTTTCTCTTCCTCGTCTCTGAGAAGTGTCTGCGTCGCTGGCCCGCTCTTACGGCGCCGTTTAGAGTGCGTCGGTAGATCCGCTTCTTCTTTTGCCTCCGGCGGTGGAAATGGTGGCTTTGGCGGAGAGAGTGGCGGCAGCGGCGGTGACGGCGAGGGAGGTTCCGGTGGCGGCGATGCCAAGTCCAAGGTTGCTGCTGCTGGAGGCGATGAGGTTTCGGCGCTCTCCACTGATGTCATTGTTCTCGATGTTGGA GGAATGACATGTGGAGGATGTGCAGCCAGTGTGAAGCGAATTCTAGAAAATCAA CCACAGGTATCGTCTGCGACTGTAAACCTCACAACTGAGACGGCAATTGTGTGGCCTGTGTCCGAAGCGAAGGCTACACCAAACTGGCAAAAGCAGTTAGGAGAGACACTTGCAAACCAATTGACCAGTTGCGGTTTCAAGTCTAACCTTCGCG